A stretch of the Phycisphaeraceae bacterium genome encodes the following:
- a CDS encoding fatty acid desaturase has product MAGIRIRWTYALSIVALHLLALLAFVPWFFSWTGVAACVAGLYVFGTLGINLGYHRLLTHRSFRCSKWLEHTVAILGVCCLQEAPGRWVAIHRKHHQHSDEQPDPHSPLVTFLWGHVGWLVIENRESDSFQMYHRYAGDLLRQPFYLGLERRLRWFWVYVAHAAVFGLVGLGAGLLLERDWARAAQFALSLVLWGVVVRTVLVWHITWSVNSLSHLWGYKSHETGENSRNNWFVALISNGEGWHNNHHADQQSAAHGHRWWELDVTYLTIRALGAIGLATHIKRHDRNH; this is encoded by the coding sequence GTGGCCGGAATCCGCATCCGGTGGACCTACGCCCTGAGCATCGTGGCCCTGCACCTGCTCGCCCTTCTCGCCTTCGTCCCGTGGTTCTTCTCCTGGACCGGCGTCGCCGCGTGCGTCGCGGGGCTCTATGTCTTCGGAACCCTCGGCATCAACCTCGGCTACCACCGCCTGCTGACCCACCGCAGTTTTCGCTGTTCCAAGTGGCTCGAGCACACCGTCGCGATCCTCGGCGTCTGCTGCCTCCAGGAGGCGCCCGGCCGTTGGGTGGCCATCCACCGCAAGCACCACCAGCACTCCGACGAACAGCCCGATCCCCACAGCCCGCTGGTCACCTTCCTCTGGGGACACGTCGGCTGGCTGGTGATCGAGAACCGCGAGAGCGACTCGTTCCAGATGTACCATCGCTACGCCGGCGACCTGCTCCGGCAGCCCTTCTACCTGGGGTTGGAGCGGCGCCTCCGCTGGTTCTGGGTCTACGTGGCCCACGCGGCGGTCTTCGGCCTGGTCGGCCTCGGTGCCGGGCTGCTCCTGGAGCGCGACTGGGCCCGGGCCGCTCAGTTCGCGCTCAGCCTTGTTCTCTGGGGCGTGGTCGTCAGGACCGTGCTGGTCTGGCACATCACCTGGAGCGTCAACTCCCTCAGCCACCTCTGGGGCTACAAGTCCCACGAGACCGGCGAGAACAGCCGCAACAACTGGTTCGTCGCCCTCATCTCCAATGGCGAGGGGTGGCACAACAACCACCACGCCGACCAGCAGTCAGCCGCCCACGGCCACCGCTGGTGGGAACTCGATGTGACCTACCTGACCATTCGTGCCCTGGGCGCGATCGGCCTGGCCACACACATCAAGCGCCACGACCGGAACCACTGA